One Paraburkholderia aromaticivorans genomic region harbors:
- a CDS encoding transcriptional regulator, whose translation MPTNKEKAAFAKRLKDLLEPLKIRGGTKLAEQFNLRYRGEREVTPQTAHKWLSGTTIPKPDKLRTLAEWLNVKEHWLHYGPSPGVNARPLARGEKYPPSAETIELASKIESLTPKDRFLVEEMIVRFYGEDAEEE comes from the coding sequence ATGCCGACCAATAAAGAAAAAGCCGCCTTCGCCAAACGGCTGAAGGACCTGCTGGAACCGCTCAAGATTCGCGGCGGGACCAAGCTCGCCGAGCAATTCAATCTTCGCTACCGAGGTGAGCGTGAAGTGACGCCGCAAACCGCTCACAAGTGGTTATCCGGTACGACGATTCCGAAGCCCGATAAATTGCGTACGTTAGCCGAATGGCTGAACGTCAAGGAGCATTGGCTGCACTACGGACCCTCGCCGGGCGTGAACGCTAGGCCGTTGGCGCGTGGCGAGAAATATCCGCCGTCGGCGGAAACAATCGAACTCGCTTCCAAGATCGAGTCGCTCACGCCGAAAGACCGCTTTCTGGTCGAAGAAATGATCGTGCGTTTTTACGGTGAAGACGCGGAAGAAGAGTAA